The following are encoded in a window of Roseimaritima ulvae genomic DNA:
- a CDS encoding TolC family protein, producing the protein MHRRSWTLANKPAQRLVLAATIAASATGCATPGGGATVASTTKTVAAPPLDVASVSPADAPSVAANDVPQPHEAAEPLAAPVQPVGFNDGIIVASPTDLAHLHSAPTAADQDSASSPNPDSQTPTGQSVEYFVDIALARHPKILAARQRVAAATNVIPQARALPDPTFNNTFWPLHDNAIQTAAGRVANQMSVNQKVPYPEKLKTQAVIASREVQIAQAEVDAIAREITEAVRLAYYEVWFATRAISIVTETKDLVADLEQVAEARYRSGGSQQDVLRARLETDRLDDELVTLTKQQQLAQADLATLLQQPLGTFPATSSELDIRDTPRQLEELVALAEQCNPQLQGLGWEIQRDRGKERLACLQQYPDINVGLAWGLVSDNNNVLSPVANGNDQLSFSIGTTLPIWRDKINAGVREAAHRRSSTTRRLEAERDELYGKIRRLVVQAEALNQQRDIYQNRIIPRTESTLKLSIADYRGKRTDFFTLVETYRELLMFETQLARIDATLAGTLAQLDRTVGCGI; encoded by the coding sequence ATGCATCGGCGATCTTGGACACTTGCAAATAAACCCGCCCAACGGCTGGTGCTGGCTGCCACGATCGCTGCATCGGCCACCGGCTGCGCCACCCCGGGCGGGGGGGCGACAGTTGCTTCGACGACGAAAACCGTGGCTGCGCCCCCGCTGGACGTGGCTTCCGTTTCTCCCGCCGATGCACCATCGGTTGCTGCCAACGACGTGCCGCAGCCCCACGAGGCCGCCGAACCGTTGGCGGCACCCGTTCAACCGGTCGGATTCAACGACGGCATCATCGTGGCATCGCCAACGGATCTCGCTCATTTACACAGCGCCCCCACGGCGGCGGACCAGGACTCCGCGTCCAGCCCGAATCCAGACTCGCAAACGCCTACCGGCCAGAGTGTGGAGTATTTCGTCGATATTGCGCTGGCACGTCACCCAAAAATCTTGGCGGCCCGTCAACGCGTTGCCGCCGCAACCAACGTGATCCCGCAAGCCAGAGCGCTGCCGGACCCCACGTTTAACAATACTTTTTGGCCATTGCACGACAATGCCATCCAGACCGCGGCAGGCCGCGTCGCCAATCAGATGTCGGTCAATCAAAAGGTCCCGTACCCCGAAAAGCTGAAAACCCAAGCGGTCATCGCAAGCCGAGAAGTCCAAATCGCCCAAGCGGAAGTGGACGCGATTGCTCGTGAAATTACCGAAGCCGTTCGGCTCGCCTACTACGAAGTATGGTTTGCCACCCGAGCGATCTCCATCGTCACCGAAACCAAAGACTTAGTCGCCGACTTGGAACAAGTTGCCGAAGCACGCTACCGCAGCGGTGGCTCGCAACAAGATGTATTGCGAGCCCGGCTTGAAACCGATCGTCTGGACGACGAACTCGTCACGCTGACGAAACAGCAACAACTTGCTCAAGCCGATCTTGCCACCTTACTACAACAACCGCTGGGCACGTTCCCGGCAACGTCCTCCGAACTGGACATCCGTGATACGCCCAGACAGCTCGAAGAATTGGTCGCCTTGGCTGAACAGTGCAATCCACAACTGCAGGGCCTCGGTTGGGAAATCCAACGTGACCGTGGCAAAGAACGTTTGGCCTGTTTGCAACAGTATCCCGACATCAACGTGGGTTTAGCCTGGGGCTTGGTCAGCGACAACAATAACGTCTTGAGTCCGGTGGCCAACGGGAACGATCAGCTCAGCTTTAGCATCGGAACGACGCTGCCGATTTGGCGAGACAAGATCAACGCCGGGGTCCGCGAGGCGGCGCATCGCCGCAGCAGCACAACTCGTCGCCTGGAAGCCGAACGGGATGAGCTGTACGGAAAAATCCGTCGCTTAGTGGTGCAAGCCGAGGCCCTGAACCAACAGCGTGATATCTACCAGAATCGCATCATCCCCCGTACCGAATCGACGTTGAAACTGTCCATCGCCGACTATCGAGGCAAACGCACCGACTTCTTCACCCTGGTCGAGACCTACCGCGAACTATTAATGTTCGAGACCCAACTAGCCCGCATCGACGCCACTCTAGCCGGCACATTAGCGCAACTCGATCGGACAGTAGGCTGCGGCATCTAA
- a CDS encoding efflux RND transporter periplasmic adaptor subunit: protein MNQDEPVKPDEAQSEEVQSEETQPVEAKSEQQADVVEPVASPVREDRGWKDWLIRTTVQAVAVVVAAGLVFVLLGVAQRTQWLTADGFSDGSSEASPDSDGDEDKRYICPMMCTPPSTEPGRCPVCGMELVEATGGGGNDGISVTIEPSARRLVGIQTAMSKMGEVNRTIRTIGSIDFDESQLSTISAYVDGRLDKMYANYAGVKVSEGDDLALIYSPQLYTAQTEFITSMNSGSKIGRFEIDGGDLNKMARENLTELGMTEEQIEQLAKSGKPMSRIRIKSPQGGTVIEKSAVEGDYVKTGQKLYRVADLSSVWLMLDLFPDDAAAVRFGQQVEAEIQSLPGEVFTGRVAFIDPVVNATTRTVRVRVEVMNFDGKLRPGDYATARITVPAIPMDKVYDPALANKYISPMHPQVIRDDPGDCPLCGMDLVPTSELGFATEPLPMQQVVTVPRDAVLLAGENSVIYVETEPGRFEIRRVTVGPMNREEAVIVAGLSAGESVATSGNFLIDSQMQLAGNPSLLDPTKAPRYSPGPLELPDSTPILLTADAGGTLDRTYDAYFEIQAAMAADQTPPPVALNALIAGLRELELSASVPDEAQRSFATARRAASRMDGPLETARQAYRGVSHAMLHAATAARGPKTAETLTHYYCPMVPGGGGDWMQPGGPLQNPYWGSEMLQCGEVVREMGRQGDAESGRGGVIQSGRDGGDLK from the coding sequence ATGAATCAGGACGAACCCGTTAAGCCCGATGAAGCTCAGTCTGAAGAAGTTCAGTCCGAAGAAACGCAGCCCGTTGAAGCGAAGTCCGAGCAGCAGGCAGACGTCGTCGAACCCGTGGCGTCGCCTGTGCGCGAAGATCGCGGTTGGAAGGACTGGCTGATCCGTACGACAGTACAAGCCGTAGCCGTCGTTGTGGCTGCCGGGCTTGTGTTTGTGTTGCTTGGCGTCGCCCAGCGAACTCAGTGGTTGACGGCGGACGGTTTCTCGGACGGATCAAGCGAAGCCAGCCCTGACTCCGACGGTGACGAAGACAAGCGTTACATTTGCCCGATGATGTGTACGCCGCCTTCGACGGAGCCAGGACGGTGTCCGGTTTGTGGGATGGAACTGGTGGAAGCAACGGGCGGCGGAGGAAACGACGGTATCTCGGTGACCATCGAACCATCAGCGCGTCGACTCGTCGGCATCCAGACCGCGATGTCGAAGATGGGAGAAGTCAATCGGACCATCCGCACGATTGGCTCGATCGACTTTGACGAAAGCCAGCTGTCCACGATCAGCGCCTACGTCGATGGTCGTTTGGACAAGATGTACGCCAACTACGCGGGCGTCAAAGTCAGTGAAGGTGACGACCTGGCCTTGATCTATAGCCCGCAGCTGTACACCGCGCAAACCGAGTTCATCACCAGTATGAACAGCGGCAGCAAGATCGGACGGTTTGAAATCGACGGTGGTGATCTGAACAAGATGGCTCGCGAGAATTTGACCGAGCTGGGCATGACCGAGGAGCAGATCGAACAACTGGCAAAGTCCGGCAAGCCGATGTCTCGCATTCGCATCAAGTCCCCGCAGGGCGGAACGGTAATCGAAAAGTCCGCGGTCGAAGGCGACTACGTCAAGACCGGCCAAAAGCTTTATCGCGTCGCCGATTTGAGCAGCGTGTGGTTGATGCTGGATTTGTTCCCCGACGATGCAGCGGCGGTCCGCTTCGGCCAACAGGTCGAAGCCGAAATTCAGTCGCTGCCGGGTGAAGTGTTTACGGGCCGTGTGGCCTTTATCGACCCTGTTGTGAACGCAACGACTCGGACGGTTCGTGTTCGAGTTGAGGTCATGAACTTTGATGGAAAACTGCGTCCGGGCGACTATGCCACCGCCCGGATCACGGTGCCTGCGATCCCCATGGACAAGGTCTACGACCCGGCATTGGCGAACAAATATATCAGCCCGATGCACCCTCAAGTCATCCGCGATGACCCCGGCGACTGCCCGCTGTGCGGCATGGATTTGGTGCCCACATCGGAACTCGGATTCGCGACCGAACCGTTGCCGATGCAACAAGTGGTTACGGTTCCGCGGGATGCGGTGTTGTTGGCGGGCGAGAACAGTGTGATCTACGTCGAAACGGAACCGGGACGATTCGAGATTCGTCGCGTGACGGTCGGCCCTATGAATCGCGAAGAAGCCGTTATTGTCGCCGGGCTATCGGCTGGCGAAAGCGTTGCGACGAGCGGGAACTTTTTGATCGACTCGCAAATGCAGCTCGCCGGCAACCCTTCGTTGCTGGACCCCACGAAGGCTCCACGCTATTCACCGGGACCGCTCGAACTTCCCGATTCGACTCCGATCCTGTTAACCGCTGACGCCGGCGGCACGCTTGACCGGACCTATGATGCTTACTTCGAAATTCAGGCGGCCATGGCGGCTGACCAAACGCCGCCCCCGGTGGCATTAAACGCATTGATTGCCGGACTGCGCGAACTGGAGCTATCGGCGAGCGTTCCCGATGAGGCACAGCGCAGCTTCGCCACCGCCCGCCGCGCCGCATCGCGCATGGATGGCCCCTTGGAAACGGCTCGCCAAGCCTATCGCGGCGTCAGCCACGCAATGCTTCACGCGGCCACCGCGGCGCGGGGCCCAAAGACGGCCGAAACGCTGACGCATTATTACTGTCCCATGGTTCCCGGCGGCGGTGGCGATTGGATGCAACCCGGCGGTCCGCTGCAGAACCCGTATTGGGGCAGCGAGATGCTGCAGTGCGGAGAAGTGGTAAGGGAGATGGGGAGACAAGGAGACGCGGAGAGCGGGAGAGGCGGCGTGATTCAATCTGGAAGGGATGGAGGTGATCTAAAATGA
- a CDS encoding four helix bundle protein, giving the protein MSDRIYSHRDLIVYQKSFAAGKRIFELSRSFPREEMYSLTDQVRRSSRSVSANIAEAWRKRRYERHFCSTLNIAEAEAAETQVWLEYAAAHGYLDQKTAKQANDFYDEILRMIVSMIASPEKWCVGREDKERGRQGVKEQGTPYVFAEAPEIDQSDLISLSPALRVSLSEKRETSDA; this is encoded by the coding sequence ATGAGTGATCGCATCTATAGCCACCGCGATTTGATCGTGTATCAAAAGTCGTTTGCAGCCGGGAAAAGGATCTTTGAGTTGTCGAGATCGTTTCCACGTGAGGAAATGTATTCGTTGACCGATCAGGTGCGACGTTCGTCCCGTAGTGTGAGTGCAAACATCGCTGAGGCATGGCGAAAGCGGCGGTACGAACGGCATTTTTGTAGCACGTTAAATATCGCCGAAGCCGAAGCCGCCGAAACGCAAGTTTGGCTGGAGTACGCGGCGGCGCATGGCTATCTCGATCAGAAGACGGCAAAGCAAGCTAACGACTTTTACGACGAGATCTTGCGGATGATCGTTTCGATGATTGCATCGCCCGAGAAGTGGTGCGTGGGAAGGGAAGACAAGGAGAGGGGGAGACAAGGTGTGAAGGAGCAGGGAACGCCGTATGTGTTCGCTGAAGCCCCAGAAATCGACCAGTCTGACCTAATCTCTTTGTCTCCCGCTCTCCGTGTCTCCTTGTCTGAAAAGCGGGAGACTTCAGATGCTTAA